A genome region from Longimicrobium sp. includes the following:
- a CDS encoding HD domain-containing phosphohydrolase: protein MVTLTPTTPLLGAVDGRPRVLLVDDEAGIRQVLRQLLAGEPYEVLEAPDGAAALQLFAERGADVVLTDLMMPGISGIDLLKSVKAMDDTVAVILLTGAGTMENAIAALRLSADDYLLKPFNIDQVLHALSRAVEHRRLLLENRYYQSRLEQRVREQADQIEQMFLDGLLTIANAVEARDRYTRGHVERVTIYAVATGAELGLGEEELRALAVSGLLHDVGKIGIPDHLLTKPGTLTPEEYAVMKQHPLIGAAIVERSSSLREAVPGILHHHERWDGAGYPFGLAGEAISTAGRIVSVVDTFDAIVSSRPYRAERPEPVALEELRRCAGTQFDPRVVDAFLRAFGEGFKGGAELSCIQALRLHDAARPDQSLPERLRAVPLLN, encoded by the coding sequence ATGGTGACCCTCACCCCCACGACGCCCCTGCTCGGCGCCGTAGACGGACGCCCGCGCGTGCTCCTGGTCGACGACGAGGCCGGGATCCGCCAGGTGCTGCGCCAGCTCCTGGCCGGCGAGCCGTACGAGGTGCTGGAGGCGCCCGACGGGGCCGCCGCGCTGCAGCTGTTCGCCGAGCGGGGGGCCGACGTGGTGCTCACCGACCTGATGATGCCGGGGATCAGCGGGATCGACCTGCTCAAGAGCGTGAAGGCGATGGACGACACCGTCGCCGTGATCCTGCTGACCGGCGCGGGGACGATGGAGAACGCCATCGCGGCGCTCCGGCTGAGCGCCGACGACTACCTGCTGAAGCCGTTCAACATCGACCAGGTGCTGCACGCGCTCTCGCGCGCGGTGGAGCACCGCCGCCTGCTGCTGGAGAACCGCTACTACCAGAGCCGCCTGGAGCAGCGCGTGCGCGAGCAGGCCGACCAGATCGAGCAGATGTTCCTGGACGGGCTGCTCACCATCGCCAACGCGGTGGAGGCGCGCGACCGCTACACCCGCGGTCATGTGGAGCGGGTGACCATCTACGCGGTGGCCACCGGCGCCGAGCTGGGCCTGGGCGAGGAGGAGCTGCGCGCGCTGGCCGTCTCCGGGCTCCTGCACGACGTGGGGAAGATCGGGATCCCCGACCACCTGCTCACCAAGCCGGGGACGCTCACCCCCGAAGAGTACGCGGTGATGAAGCAGCACCCGCTGATCGGCGCGGCCATCGTGGAGCGGAGCTCGTCCTTGCGCGAGGCGGTCCCCGGGATCCTGCACCACCACGAGCGCTGGGACGGCGCGGGCTACCCCTTCGGCCTGGCGGGCGAGGCGATCTCGACGGCCGGGCGCATCGTCTCGGTGGTCGACACCTTCGACGCCATCGTGAGCAGCCGCCCCTACCGCGCCGAGCGCCCCGAGCCGGTGGCGCTGGAGGAGCTGCGCCGCTGCGCGGGGACGCAGTTCGACCCGCGGGTGGTCGACGCCTTCCTGCGCGCCTTCGGGGAGGGCTTCAAGGGCGGCGCGGAGCTCTCCTGCATCCAGGCGCTGCGCCTGCACGACGCCGCCCGCCCCGACCAGTCGCTCCCCGAGCGGCTGCGCGCCGTCCCGCTGCTGAACTGA
- a CDS encoding Panacea domain-containing protein — protein sequence MVAKKDRKLAELILYVAERSEADRFFGAIKLNKILFYADFLFHQKTGRSITGQEYQRLPNGPAPRRLVPVRDALEKAGDLALRTRFVGGLKQVRAIAIREADLSPFSGEEIAMVDFVIEALRGLTAAESSELSHAELGWKLAEEGETIPYATVFLSERKITQEEADFALQLAEL from the coding sequence ATGGTTGCGAAGAAAGACAGGAAGCTGGCGGAGCTGATCCTGTACGTGGCGGAGCGCTCCGAGGCTGACCGGTTCTTCGGGGCGATCAAGCTCAACAAGATCCTCTTCTACGCCGACTTCCTCTTCCACCAGAAGACCGGGCGCTCGATCACGGGCCAGGAGTATCAGCGGCTCCCGAACGGTCCCGCGCCGCGGCGGCTGGTCCCGGTGCGCGACGCGCTCGAAAAGGCCGGCGATCTCGCGCTCAGGACCCGTTTCGTGGGCGGTCTCAAGCAGGTCCGGGCGATCGCGATCCGCGAGGCCGACCTCTCGCCCTTCAGCGGGGAGGAGATCGCGATGGTGGATTTCGTGATCGAGGCGCTGCGAGGCCTGACCGCCGCGGAGTCCAGCGAGCTTTCACACGCCGAGCTCGGCTGGAAGCTGGCCGAGGAGGGGGAGACGATTCCGTACGCGACGGTGTTCCTCTCGGAGCGGAAGATCACCCAGGAGGAAGCCGACTTCGCGCTGCAGCTGGCGGAGCTGTAA
- a CDS encoding histidine kinase dimerization/phospho-acceptor domain-containing protein, whose amino-acid sequence MSNPFALPPAPGTPALPPERAGAALAALARVVEAAARPGETERLFRTLAEALALVADAPAAALATPDAAEPDTLRLRAGTGALAGEEGELLPLEGSLAGGAFQQQATRTTGAVSANPAAFLVERDLGGPYLAAPLLVEGRAVGVAVAARAAGEPAFDEADRAAVELVARAAAAAVAGAQAHDARRRSRAALDAWRAGRQVQGRAERLEAALELGRVVVLEVERGTGAARWSGAVQAVLGVAPQALGARLDHWITRVHPDDRGSLAALLRGETPRPARLQVRLSDATQIYRAFELTADAAPGEGGAEVLLCALREARREEAEPAAEPPPRASARRAREAAAPEAEPEAAPAPPAALPAFIRAVRHELNNPLAVVTGEAQLLRREWLVQAEPTLERQVAAIYDAAQRLGDLAARLAALEHDPAALVITDEGGVGMRASENGAGGPSPGEPA is encoded by the coding sequence ATGTCCAACCCGTTCGCGCTCCCCCCCGCGCCCGGCACGCCCGCCCTCCCGCCCGAGCGGGCGGGGGCGGCGCTCGCCGCGCTGGCGCGGGTGGTGGAGGCGGCGGCGCGACCCGGCGAGACGGAGCGGCTCTTCCGCACCCTGGCCGAGGCGCTGGCGCTCGTGGCCGACGCCCCCGCGGCCGCGCTGGCCACCCCCGACGCGGCCGAGCCCGACACGCTGCGGCTCCGGGCGGGCACCGGCGCGCTGGCGGGCGAGGAGGGGGAGCTCCTCCCGCTCGAGGGGAGCCTGGCGGGGGGCGCCTTCCAGCAGCAGGCCACGCGGACGACGGGCGCCGTGTCCGCCAACCCGGCGGCGTTCCTGGTGGAGCGCGACCTGGGGGGCCCCTACCTGGCGGCGCCGCTCCTGGTGGAGGGGCGCGCGGTGGGGGTGGCCGTGGCGGCGCGCGCCGCCGGCGAGCCCGCCTTCGACGAGGCCGACCGCGCGGCGGTGGAGCTGGTGGCGCGGGCGGCCGCCGCGGCCGTGGCGGGGGCCCAGGCGCACGACGCCCGCCGCCGCAGCCGCGCCGCGCTCGACGCCTGGCGAGCCGGGCGCCAGGTGCAGGGCCGGGCCGAGCGGCTGGAGGCGGCGCTGGAGCTCGGGCGGGTGGTGGTGCTGGAGGTGGAGCGCGGCACGGGCGCCGCCCGCTGGAGCGGCGCCGTCCAGGCGGTGCTGGGGGTGGCCCCGCAGGCGCTGGGGGCGCGGCTGGACCACTGGATCACCCGCGTGCACCCCGACGACCGGGGGAGCCTGGCGGCGCTCCTGCGCGGCGAGACGCCGCGCCCGGCCCGGCTGCAGGTGCGCCTCTCCGACGCCACGCAGATCTACCGCGCCTTCGAGCTCACGGCCGACGCCGCGCCCGGCGAGGGCGGCGCCGAGGTGCTCCTCTGCGCGCTCCGCGAGGCGCGGCGCGAGGAGGCCGAGCCCGCCGCCGAGCCGCCGCCGCGCGCCTCGGCCCGCCGCGCCCGGGAGGCCGCCGCGCCCGAGGCGGAGCCCGAGGCCGCGCCCGCCCCGCCGGCGGCGCTGCCCGCGTTCATCCGGGCGGTGCGCCACGAGCTGAACAACCCGCTGGCGGTGGTCACCGGCGAGGCGCAGCTGCTCCGGCGCGAGTGGCTGGTGCAGGCCGAGCCCACCCTGGAGCGCCAGGTGGCGGCCATCTACGACGCCGCCCAGCGGCTGGGCGACCTGGCGGCGCGGCTGGCGGCGCTGGAGCACGACCCCGCCGCGCTGGTGATCACCGACGAGGGCGGCGTGGGGATGCGCGCCTCCGAGAACGGCGCCGGCGGCCCCTCGCCCGGCGAGCCGGCGTAA